The candidate division KSB1 bacterium sequence TCGCGCGCGCCTGGTTTCACGGCAGATCAATGGCGCGGCGGAACTTGGGAAACAATATGCGCCGCCGTTGAGAATCCTCTCGGTCAAGCGCGACCCGCGCCGGCCGGAAGACGACCCGGTGATGGCGACGATCCAGGCTGTGCTGCAGCGAATTAAAAAGGATTCCAAATCACAGGTTTTGATTGACGGCGAGGCTGTTGGCCGCGGCGGTGTGAAAAATTATATCATGCGTTTTCTTGCCAATGACCGCGCCGGCAGTTTTTGGATTAACGCCCAAACCTTTGCGCTGGAGCGCGTCGAATGGGCTTACGGCAAATCGCTTGGCTTGAGCTCTTCCGGCGAGACATCGGAGATGGTGCTGGCGCCGTTCATCAACGCCATCAATTTTCCGGTCAAGCTTGTTTTCAACGCACGCTCACGAACGCTGTTGCGCCGGACCGGCTCCTACACGGAAATCGAGATCAGGAATTTTCAGCCCGAGGACCAACCATGACGATACGACAATTGGCTGACACCGATATTGAGATGGTCTTGGCGCTGTGGAATCGCAGCGCCAAATTTGACCCGATGACACCGGAATTGTTCGAGGAAAAAGTCTTCGACGATCCTGATTTCCGGCGGGAGTGGGCTTTGGTGGCGGAAGAGCAGAATCGCGTCGTCGGATTCATCATGGCCCTCAGTCGGAATTTTCAAGACGACAAAGTCGGCTTCGTGAAATTGCTCGCGGTTGATCCCGCCCGGCAGCGCAGCGGCATCGGCACGCAATTGCTGCAGCGCGTCGAATCAGCGCTGTGGCATGCCGGCGTGTCGCATATTCGCGTGCTCGACAGCAATCCGAATTACCTGCAGCCCGGCCTCGATCCGCGCTATACCGAGGCCATCATTTTCTTCGAGTCTCACGGCTACAAGCGTTTCGCCGAGACGATGAATATGGAAGTCGATTTGACGAGCCGCGATTTCAACACGACAACGATTGAAGAGCACTTGCGCGCCAAGGGCATCGAGATTCGCCGCGCCATCATGGGCGACCGTGAGGATTTGATGCGCCTGCTGGAGCGCCACTGGCCGGCATGGATTCCGGAAGTCGACCGCACGCTGCTCAATTACCCGATCTCGCTGCATGTGGCGGTGCAGCAAAATCGCCTCATTGGGTTTTCGGCTTATGATGGCAACAATTTCAACACCGGCTGGTTCGGGCCGATGGGAACCGATCCGGCGCTGCAGGGCAGAGGCGTCGGCGGGGTTCTGCTCTTGCGCTGCTTGCAGGACATCAAAAATCAGGGCCATCGCTTTGCGGTGATTCCGTGGGTCGGGCCGTACCGGTTTTATTCGCATTACGCCGGCGCGCGCATCAGCCG is a genomic window containing:
- a CDS encoding GNAT family N-acetyltransferase yields the protein MTIRQLADTDIEMVLALWNRSAKFDPMTPELFEEKVFDDPDFRREWALVAEEQNRVVGFIMALSRNFQDDKVGFVKLLAVDPARQRSGIGTQLLQRVESALWHAGVSHIRVLDSNPNYLQPGLDPRYTEAIIFFESHGYKRFAETMNMEVDLTSRDFNTTTIEEHLRAKGIEIRRAIMGDREDLMRLLERHWPAWIPEVDRTLLNYPISLHVAVQQNRLIGFSAYDGNNFNTGWFGPMGTDPALQGRGVGGVLLLRCLQDIKNQGHRFAVIPWVGPYRFYSHYAGARISRVFWRYKKEVAS